Below is a genomic region from Methanosphaera sp. ISO3-F5.
AATAGTTTTTGCATCGTTAATTAAAGGATGGGAAAAATGTAGGGGATAGATGGGGTCATTGTTTAGCAGCATATTCTTTAGCAATATCTTCTTCAAATTTAATTTTTCTAAGAACATTAATAAATTCGCTGGTTGGTAATGCTCCAGGTACTGCATGTCTATTATTGAAAATGAAGTAAGGAACTCCTCTTATACCTGTATCAACTGCAACTCTCTCATCAAGTTCTACTTCTTTATCAAATTTATCAGAATCAAGAACATTCTGAACTTCCTCTTTTTCTAAACCTGCTTTAATACTGAGATCTAGGAGAACGTCCTTATTAGCTAGTTCTAAATTTTCAACAAAATATGCTTCGTATAATAAGTTGCTGAATTTATTTATGATACTTTGGTTATTGCTCAGTATTGCGAGTTTGGTTAAACGGTGTGCATCACGGGTATTAGTAAATTTTGTTGTCTCGTATTTTATGTTTAAATTATCTTCATTAGCCCATTTTGTAATTTTATCTATTTCTTTTTGTGCATCTGTTTTGCTTAGATTATATTTCTCTGCAAATCTTTCTAATGTTGTGGTATTGGCAGTTGTTGGTGCATTTGGATCTAATTCAAAGGAATGAATATCCATTTTCACATCATTTAGTTTTAATTCATTTATGGCTTTGTTTAATCTGTTAATTCCAATATAACAGTAGGGGCAGTTGTAGTCAATCCAGTATGATATTTTCATAATTGTTATGCTCCATTGATTTATTTTTTCATTTCATTTTCTTATTATATGATACTCTTTGTTAGTTGTGTTTAATCAATTTTAAGAAATTAGATGGTATTGTTTTCATGTTGTTATAAAATTAATTAAAACATGATAAAAGAGCTATTTAAAAATAAAATGGGGAGTTTAAGTGTTGTTTCCCTTGGATGAGGAATCAGTTGGTTTTATGTTTTTTGTATCTTCTGATACTTCTTCAACAGGTTTATTATTATTGGTATCTTGTGTGTAATGGGTATTACTTTCTTGGTGTACCTCTTGATTATTATTATTGGAATCATTCACCTGGTTATCTGGAATATTAAGGCTAAACTGGTTCATATTTGAAAAAAATAATAAACCTACGAGGATAATTCCAACAATTAAAATTATTAAATTTCTTTCTTTCATAAAATCATCTGTATTTATTTTTTCTTTCCAGGATTAATATTTCTAAATTTCAATATAAATACTTTTTAGTAAACTTGTTTTACTTTAATGGAAAATGTTTAAATAGTTCTAAAGCATAATAATATATAACATATTTTTAACAATATTATTGGACTTGGTACTATGAAAAAGATTATACAATGGATCTTATTAGGAACTAAAGGTTCGGATAATAGGATTAAAATAATTAAAAAAATTAAGGAAAAACCATATAACATAAATCAATTATCAAAAGAATTGAATTTAAATTATAGGACAGTGAAACATCACCTTACTAAATTAAAAGAATTAAATATAGTGGAGTCTTATGGAGAGAAATATGGTAAACTATATTTCTTATCGGATTTCATGAGTGAACATTATGATGAATTCACTGAATTGATAGGACGAATTGAACCAAATAAAATGATAATGGCATGAATACTCATGCTAACAATACTTTTTTTTTTTGAAATGATTATTATGATGACAGAACTAGAAAAACTAAAAGCAGGTTTAGATTATTGTTATGATGATGAAGTAATTATTGCAATCAAGGAAAATGCATTAATGCAATGTCAAAAATATAATAATATTGACCCTCTAGATAATCAGGAACGTGAAAAGCAATTAAATGCAATGTTGGGCTCTGTTGGAGAAAATGTTCTTATTGAACGATTTTTTAATTGTGATAATGGAAAAAACATTTTCGTTGGAAATAATTTCTTTGCAAATTATAATTTAACCATATTGGATGTAACTGAAGTTCATATGGGAAATGATGTTATGATTGGTCCAAATACTTTAATAACAACTGTTGGTCATCCTATAAGTCCTAAAGACAGGCGTAAACATTTAGAAAAAGCTTCTCCTATTGTTATTGGGGATGATGTTTGGATTGGTGGGAATGTAACAATTCTTCCTGGAGTTTCTATAGGCAGCAATGTTGTTATTGGGGCAGGAGCAGTTGTTAATAAGGATATCCCTGATAATTCTTTAGCTGTTGGTGTTCCAGCAAGAGTTATTAAAGAAATTGAAAATGATTTAGAATAAGTTAATTTTTTTTTTAGATTAGTAAGTTATTTGGAAGAAGATAGTGGTCTTCCATAAAACTTTTTTTTTGTTAAATATTTTTTATTTGATTTTTTTATATTATATTACTCAAATAATATCTGTATTTGATACATTTGATTTCGGAGGTGGAAAATTATTATCCTCCTGTTAGAAGAATAGGTATGTAATATAATGCTGCAAATATTATTATTAGTTCAATGAATAATTTTAAAGCATCTTTTGTACCATTATCCAATGTGTTCACCTTCCAATTTTAACAAATATTTTCTTTTTATTTGTTATAATATAACATAAATTTTATGTGCATATATTTATATATTGTTTAATCTATATAAATTTTTGGTATACCTAAATCCTTATCATTTAATTAATATTATTGTCAATAATTCTATATCGTTAATTATTAATTAAATACATTATAAATACTCTTATATAACAATGTAGAAGGTAAAAATAAATGAACAAAGAAACACCATTAAAACTAATAGAAAAATGTCATGCACCAGAATATGGAATGCTGTACGCATTAAACAAGGAAATAACAGAAGAAGAATTTGAAAAAATAAAACCATACATGCAACACTTCACACCTGCAACATTCGAAGATATAATGGAAATATCAGGAGACCCACATGGCTGGATGTGCACAAGAGAAAACGCACCAAAAGTGGAAGAAACACTAGGTATAACAGAAACACTAGACAAAATAGACCAAGACAGACTACAACAAAGAAAAGAATTCGACCAAAACAGGGGCAAAAAAGAAAAAGCACAACTAGAACTAGAAGAAATATTCTTCATGGGAAAAAGACCTAAACAAAAACTATCAAACCTACTAAAAGCAGCACAAACCGTATATGACCCAACAAACAGTTTCAGAGACAACAACTACTACGGGGGAGGACACCTCTTCCTCATAATGAAAAACAGCATATGGTACGTGATGAACAATGGACGAGAAGAAAATAACTGGAACATGAACAACATCGAAATAGAAGAAGCAGGAGGAGCAATAGGATTCAAAGTACCATATGATGAACATGTCCATGAACTAATAAAAATAGTTTCAGAAGAAAACGAATACACTGGAGACACATACAAAGAACCCGAAATAGGTGCCAACGGTGGTTCATGTGGGATCTGAAAAAACATTAAAATTAGTGCTTAAATGCATTGACAATGAAGAATTCGGAAAATTATATGCATTAAATGAAGAAATAACAGATAAAGAAAAACAACTAGTTCAACCATACTTCCGGAAATACAAACCAGTAGACTTTAAAAATATAATGAACATTGAAGGAAATCCTCATGGATGGATGTGCAAAGAAAAAGATGTAACAAAAGTAGAAGAATTACTGGAAATCACAGAAACACTAGAAAGACAAAAAGAAACACAAAAAAAAGTACAACAAGAATTAAATGAAAAAAGAAAAATAAAAGACGATGCAATGACTGAAATTGAAAAAATATTCAATAATGCACCAAGACCAAACAAATTTCTTAAAAAATTAATAAAAAAAGCAGATATAATCTATGATCCAAGAGACAGTTTTTTAACAGATTTTGAAATAGGTGAAGGACAATTATTCATCATAGAAAAAAATTATATATGGTACATAATAAATAATGGACGAAAGGATGATGATTACACATTAAATAATATTAAAACAACAGGTCCTGGAGCAGTAGGTTTCAGAATAGCATATGATGAACATGTACATGAACTAATAAAAATAGTTTCAGAAGAAAACACATATAAAGGAAAATAACATTTACAACCTGATAAAACTGTTTTTTCTAAAAAAAGAGAATGGAATTAAATCTATTTCAGATTATTCCATTTCATTTATATATTTTATTCACTATAAACCTGATTTATAAATTTTTCAATATTTTCTTCATTTCCCGTAAATAATATAAGATCATCTATTTCTAATGGGAAATTAGGACTAAATCCGATTAATGTCTTATTGTTCCGAATGATTGAAGTTACAGTTAAATCATAATCAGCAAAGTCATATTCATCCAATTGTTTTTCTTCGGTAACATATATTGATTCAACATTCAAATCAGTGATTCTTTCATTAAGCTTTGCAGTAATCTCTTCAGGTGAAACACATCTGAACGTATTATAATTATCAGAACGTAAAGTATCAATAGTATCAAGTATTTCATCAACATCCTTATTATAATAATCCATAACTCTACTAAACATGACAATACTGGTTTCAAACTCTTCCGGAATAACTTCATCAGCACCAAGTTCATATAATTCATCAACATTTTTAACATATCTTGTACGGACAATAATATGAACATCAGGATTTAACCTACGCGCAGAATCAACAGTTTTATGAGTAGAATCATAAGTATTTGTAGCTATAACTATACATTTTGCAGAAGTAATCTTCAATTCTTTAAGAACACTTTCATTAGAAGCATTTCCATATATTATAGGAATACCTAACGATTTTTCTTTTTTAACAATCAGAGGATTCATGTCTACAATTATGTATGGTATACTATAATGTTCACATGCTCGAGCCATATTTTTACCATTTACACCAAAACCTACTATTATAACATGATCCTCTAATTCTTCCTCATAATGTTCTTCATGTTTTATCTGTGTTAATTCTTCATCTACCTGGAAAAAGGATATTTTCTTAAATAATTCCACTATTTTCGGGGTAGTTTTTTGTAAGAATGGTGTTGCAGACATTGTAATTATACTCACTGCCAGAAATGTTGTGAACATTTCAGTGTTTATTAAACCATATTTCATACCTTCCCCTGCAAGTACGAATGAAAATTCTCCTATTTGACTTAAAAGGATTGAAATTGATATGATTGTACGTACAGGTAGTTTTAGAACATAACCTGTTATGAATGTGGCAATAAATTTTACTAATAGTACTATTACTGCTAAAATGATTATTAATACAATATTGTAAATGAAATATTCTACATTAATCATTAAACCTATTGATATTAGGAATATGCTCATGAATACATCTTGAAATGGTTGAATGTATCCTAATGTTTGATGACTGTACTCTGTATTTGAAATAATCAGACCTGCAATGAATGCTCCTAGTTCCGGTGAAATTCCTAGGAATGAAGTTGAAAATGTTGTACCTAGACATATGAACAAAACTAAAAGCATATACAAATCTCTATTTTTAGTATGGGCTGCTTCATGTAATGCTCTTGGAACTATCCATAACGCTCCTGCAAGTAAAATAGCAGTTAAGATAATTAATTGCAGAATTGTGGATGGTAGTGTACTCAGATCAATATTTTGACCACCAAGAAGTGGTGTTAATAATAAAACTACAATAACTGCTATGTCTTGGAATATGAGAATACCCAGAGTTACTCTTCCTTGTATTGTATGTGTCAGATGAAGTTTTTGTATAAGTTTCATAACAATTGCAGTACTGCTGAAACATACAAGAAAACCTATGAATATTGCTTCATTCCATGGGATGCTTGAAGTTAGAGATAATATTGTGACTATTGCAGTTGTAAGGACTACTTGCAATAAACCTCCAAGTAGTGCATATTTTTTAATAGCTGAAAATTTTTCTATTGAAAATTCTAATCCTATAATAAATAGAAGGAATATTACTCCCAACTCGGCTATTTCTGTGATTATATCTGTGGAATTAATTAGTTGTCCTAAAATAATTCCTGTTAAAAAAAGACCAATCATTGAGGGTAGTTTGAGTTTATTAAATATTAATAGGATTATGACAGCTGTTATTAAAATAACTGATATGCTTTGTAATAAAATTAAATCCATAAATATTTATCTTCCATTAATCATTATTTCTATATTATTGTTTTTGTTACTTATTTTACTTAACATTTATATAGATTTTATTGGAAAATTTTGTTGTAAAAAAAAGTGAGTTTTTTTTGGGAACAATTCCCAAAAAAATAGGAAAAAAATTTAAACTGTTGGTGCTTCGCCTCTCATAGCTCCACCAGTTACGTTACCATTTGATGAATCAATCTCTGAATATGCTATAATGTCACCATTTTTGTATAGGTTTACTTCATAGTATTTTTTACCATCTATGGTAGTTTCAGAAACTTTTTGGTAATCACTGGTTACACCATTTGGTAAACTATTTTTTGCAATGGACATTGCTTGAGCTTCAGAGATTCCGGATTGTTGGCCTGGATTGTTCTGATTGTTGTTAGTAGAACCATTTTGTTGTGGATTTGTATTTATAGGAGTATTTGATGGTTTTTCATTGTTTCCATTGTTTCCGTTGTTTCCACTGTTACCATTACCGTTACTGTTGCTTCCAGGATTACTTTCAGTGTTTCCAGTATTGCTTGAAGAACTACTGGATACAGGTGTTTGTGAATGTTGGTTGTCATTGGATGATTTTGGTGTTGTATCCACTTTTGTATTAACACTGGAATCTGGTTGTACTATACTTTCATCCACCTGCACTGAATTTGATCCATCACTGCCTGCTTTTGCAAGGTCTGTTACACTTTCTGCTGCTTGTGAATCTTCAGTAGCCACATTAGCTAATGAATTCATAACATTTCCGGTTTCACCTTGATATGTTGCAGCTACAATACCTATTAAAGCTACAATAAGTACTGCTAATATTATTTTTGAATCCATTTATACACCCCTTATTATATAATAGACTTATTTTATAATATGTTTAACTCTTTGTAAATGATTAAATATATAATTGATTAATTAATTTCAATTATATTAAATAATGATTTTAAATATAACTATATTTATGCAAAGAAAAGGAATCACTAACTTACCATTACACACAGATCATACGCCTCCATGGTTGTGGAAACGTATGGTAAAATTGTCTGGAGCATTAACAGAGGTAATACTTGAAGAATATGGTCATGAAGAGTTTTTAAATAGAATATCAAATCCGTACT
It encodes:
- a CDS encoding cation:proton antiporter, with the translated sequence MDLILLQSISVILITAVIILLIFNKLKLPSMIGLFLTGIILGQLINSTDIITEIAELGVIFLLFIIGLEFSIEKFSAIKKYALLGGLLQVVLTTAIVTILSLTSSIPWNEAIFIGFLVCFSSTAIVMKLIQKLHLTHTIQGRVTLGILIFQDIAVIVVLLLTPLLGGQNIDLSTLPSTILQLIILTAILLAGALWIVPRALHEAAHTKNRDLYMLLVLFICLGTTFSTSFLGISPELGAFIAGLIISNTEYSHQTLGYIQPFQDVFMSIFLISIGLMINVEYFIYNIVLIIILAVIVLLVKFIATFITGYVLKLPVRTIISISILLSQIGEFSFVLAGEGMKYGLINTEMFTTFLAVSIITMSATPFLQKTTPKIVELFKKISFFQVDEELTQIKHEEHYEEELEDHVIIVGFGVNGKNMARACEHYSIPYIIVDMNPLIVKKEKSLGIPIIYGNASNESVLKELKITSAKCIVIATNTYDSTHKTVDSARRLNPDVHIIVRTRYVKNVDELYELGADEVIPEEFETSIVMFSRVMDYYNKDVDEILDTIDTLRSDNYNTFRCVSPEEITAKLNERITDLNVESIYVTEEKQLDEYDFADYDLTVTSIIRNNKTLIGFSPNFPLEIDDLILFTGNEENIEKFINQVYSE
- a CDS encoding sugar O-acetyltransferase, which produces MMTELEKLKAGLDYCYDDEVIIAIKENALMQCQKYNNIDPLDNQEREKQLNAMLGSVGENVLIERFFNCDNGKNIFVGNNFFANYNLTILDVTEVHMGNDVMIGPNTLITTVGHPISPKDRRKHLEKASPIVIGDDVWIGGNVTILPGVSIGSNVVIGAGAVVNKDIPDNSLAVGVPARVIKEIENDLE
- a CDS encoding PepSY domain-containing protein, which produces MDSKIILAVLIVALIGIVAATYQGETGNVMNSLANVATEDSQAAESVTDLAKAGSDGSNSVQVDESIVQPDSSVNTKVDTTPKSSNDNQHSQTPVSSSSSSNTGNTESNPGSNSNGNGNSGNNGNNGNNEKPSNTPINTNPQQNGSTNNNQNNPGQQSGISEAQAMSIAKNSLPNGVTSDYQKVSETTIDGKKYYEVNLYKNGDIIAYSEIDSSNGNVTGGAMRGEAPTV
- a CDS encoding winged helix-turn-helix domain-containing protein, with protein sequence MKKIIQWILLGTKGSDNRIKIIKKIKEKPYNINQLSKELNLNYRTVKHHLTKLKELNIVESYGEKYGKLYFLSDFMSEHYDEFTELIGRIEPNKMIMA
- a CDS encoding DsbA family oxidoreductase; this translates as MKISYWIDYNCPYCYIGINRLNKAINELKLNDVKMDIHSFELDPNAPTTANTTTLERFAEKYNLSKTDAQKEIDKITKWANEDNLNIKYETTKFTNTRDAHRLTKLAILSNNQSIINKFSNLLYEAYFVENLELANKDVLLDLSIKAGLEKEEVQNVLDSDKFDKEVELDERVAVDTGIRGVPYFIFNNRHAVPGALPTSEFINVLRKIKFEEDIAKEYAAKQ